In a genomic window of Streptomyces sp. NBC_01231:
- a CDS encoding glycoside hydrolase family 3 C-terminal domain-containing protein encodes METELRKRLSVLRLEEKIRLLTGADFWSLYPQSAAGLGRLVLSDGPAGVRGELWDERDPSANIPSSAALAATWDEARLERVGALLASEARRKGVHVLLAPGINLHRSPVGGRNFEYFSEDPLLTGRIGAALVRGVQSGGVAATIKHFVANDSETDRFTLDARVDERTLRELYLAPFETIVREAGVWAVMSGYNSVNGTTMTENPLQREVLKREWGFDGVVMSDWGATRTAEAAANGGLDLVMPGPDGPWGDALVEAVRAGRVSEETVDDKVLRLLRLAARVGVLDGVAPAVSRPQDWSAAEVAAEMRTSAAAGFVLAQNHDEVLPLEPQHLSRVAVLGPNATAGRTLGGGSATVFPPYVVSPLDGLRAALGDTVQVEYAPGVRTLTRLTPAVPELTRVPGGDSDGVELRFRAADGDLLGSELRRTGRFTWLGPRMSGLPTDQIATLEVHARLRAATAGEYLVGAGGVGRFRLTVDGRPVFDEQLALRPGADPAEATSCPPQHAAPLVLEAGQEVDLVLHHDLRSGGGLSFDVAITHVEFLLQPPAPSEDEELERAVALARQADVAVLVVGTTAEVESEGFDRASLALPGRQDELVRRVAAVNPRTVVVVNSGAPVLVPWADEVPAVLLTWFPGQEFGHALADVLLGRTEPGGRLPMSWPATAEHLPPTTPVDGVLAYEEGLSIGYRSYQHDGRRPLYSFGHGLGYTTWQYLTAQAPASVAPDDEVTLTVLLHNTGTRAGREVVQVYASAPHSSVPRPSRWLAGFTTAEAGAGEETSVQVTLPAAVFRHWDTARHAWAVEPGTYHLEIGGSWGETPLTAETTVTAGD; translated from the coding sequence ATGGAGACAGAGCTGCGCAAGCGTCTCTCGGTTCTCCGCCTGGAAGAGAAGATCCGGTTGCTGACCGGCGCAGACTTCTGGTCGCTGTATCCGCAGTCCGCCGCCGGGCTGGGCCGCCTGGTCCTCTCCGACGGCCCGGCAGGGGTGCGCGGTGAACTGTGGGACGAACGGGACCCGTCCGCCAACATCCCCTCCTCCGCCGCGCTGGCCGCGACCTGGGACGAGGCCCGTCTGGAGCGGGTCGGCGCGCTGCTCGCCTCCGAGGCCCGACGCAAGGGCGTACACGTCCTGCTCGCCCCCGGCATCAACCTGCATCGCAGCCCGGTCGGCGGCCGCAACTTCGAGTACTTCAGCGAGGACCCGCTGCTCACCGGCAGGATCGGCGCGGCCCTGGTGCGGGGCGTGCAGTCCGGCGGCGTGGCGGCCACCATCAAGCACTTCGTGGCCAACGACTCCGAGACGGACCGCTTCACCCTCGACGCGCGGGTGGACGAGCGCACGCTGCGGGAGCTGTATCTGGCCCCCTTCGAGACGATCGTCCGCGAGGCCGGCGTATGGGCCGTGATGTCCGGATACAACAGCGTGAACGGCACGACCATGACGGAAAACCCGCTCCAGCGCGAGGTGTTGAAGCGGGAGTGGGGCTTCGACGGGGTGGTCATGTCCGACTGGGGTGCCACCCGCACCGCCGAGGCCGCCGCCAACGGCGGGCTCGACCTGGTCATGCCCGGCCCCGACGGGCCCTGGGGTGACGCACTCGTCGAGGCCGTCCGCGCCGGCCGGGTCAGCGAGGAGACCGTCGACGACAAAGTGCTGCGGCTGTTGCGGCTCGCCGCCCGCGTCGGCGTTCTCGACGGCGTGGCGCCCGCCGTGTCCCGGCCGCAGGACTGGTCGGCGGCAGAAGTGGCCGCGGAAATGCGAACGTCGGCAGCCGCGGGATTCGTCCTCGCCCAGAACCATGACGAGGTGCTCCCGCTCGAACCGCAACACCTCAGCCGTGTCGCGGTACTCGGCCCCAACGCGACGGCCGGCCGCACCCTGGGCGGCGGCAGCGCCACCGTCTTTCCGCCGTACGTCGTCTCACCCCTCGACGGGCTTCGCGCCGCGCTCGGCGACACCGTTCAGGTCGAGTACGCGCCGGGAGTCCGTACGCTGACCCGGCTCACCCCGGCCGTCCCGGAACTGACGCGCGTACCGGGCGGCGACTCGGACGGTGTGGAGCTCCGTTTCCGGGCCGCGGACGGGGATCTGCTGGGAAGTGAGCTCCGCCGCACCGGCAGGTTCACCTGGCTCGGCCCGCGGATGAGCGGCCTGCCCACCGACCAGATCGCCACCCTTGAGGTCCACGCCCGTCTGCGTGCCGCCACGGCGGGCGAGTATCTCGTCGGCGCCGGCGGAGTGGGCCGGTTCCGGCTCACGGTGGACGGCCGTCCGGTCTTCGACGAGCAACTCGCACTGCGGCCCGGAGCGGACCCCGCCGAGGCGACCTCCTGCCCACCGCAGCATGCCGCGCCCCTGGTACTCGAGGCAGGCCAGGAGGTCGATCTCGTGCTGCACCACGACCTGCGCTCCGGCGGCGGGCTGTCCTTCGACGTGGCAATCACTCATGTGGAGTTCCTCCTCCAGCCCCCGGCCCCGTCGGAGGACGAAGAGCTGGAACGGGCGGTGGCACTCGCCCGCCAAGCGGATGTCGCCGTGCTCGTGGTCGGCACCACCGCCGAGGTGGAGAGCGAGGGCTTCGACCGTGCCTCCCTTGCCCTGCCGGGCCGCCAGGACGAGCTCGTCCGCCGCGTCGCCGCCGTCAACCCGCGCACCGTGGTCGTCGTCAACAGCGGCGCACCCGTGCTGGTGCCATGGGCCGACGAGGTACCCGCCGTGCTGCTGACCTGGTTCCCCGGCCAGGAGTTCGGCCACGCCCTGGCGGACGTACTGCTCGGCCGCACCGAGCCCGGCGGCCGTCTGCCCATGAGCTGGCCGGCCACGGCCGAGCACCTGCCGCCGACCACACCGGTGGATGGAGTCCTGGCCTACGAAGAAGGCCTGTCCATCGGCTACCGGTCCTATCAGCACGACGGCCGCAGGCCCCTCTACTCCTTCGGCCACGGCCTCGGCTACACCACCTGGCAGTACCTCACGGCCCAGGCGCCCGCGTCCGTCGCCCCCGACGACGAGGTCACTCTGACCGTCCTGCTGCACAACACCGGCACCAGGGCGGGCCGGGAAGTCGTCCAGGTCTACGCCTCCGCTCCGCACAGCTCGGTTCCCCGTCCCTCCCGATGGCTGGCGGGCTTCACCACCGCCGAGGCCGGGGCTGGGGAGGAGACCAGCGTCCAGGTGACCCTCCCCGCCGCTGTCTTCCGGCACTGGGATACCGCACGCCACGCCTGGGCCGTCGAGCCAGGCACATACCACCTGGAGATCGGCGGCTCGTGGGGCGAGACACCCCTGACAGCCGAGACCACGGTGACGGCGGGGGACTGA
- a CDS encoding Gfo/Idh/MocA family oxidoreductase, with the protein MSAAGAPTTPAPLGVAMIGYAFMGKAHSHAWRNTAAYFDVPAVEQRVLVGRDAEQVAIAAARFGWAGAATEWRDVIARDDVHIVDICTPGWTHAEIAIAALEAGKHVLVEKPLANSLAESERMVAAAQAARERGVQSMVGFNYRRVPALAYARRLIADGRLGTVRQVRASYLQDWLADESVPMTWRLRRETAGSGALGDIASHVVDQIQFLLADTVTDVSGRLHTFVEQRQGPDGPEDVTVDDAAWATLSLAGGALASVEVSRVALGRKNSLRIEVYGSHGSLAFDLERLNELEFLDGTDAGAEQGFRRIVVTEPEHPYTGAWWPPGHVIGWEHTFTHQIRDFLVAIRDGTTPNPSFEEGLQVQRVLAAIEESAAAKSVRL; encoded by the coding sequence ATGAGCGCCGCAGGAGCGCCTACCACGCCCGCCCCGCTCGGTGTGGCAATGATCGGCTACGCGTTCATGGGAAAGGCCCATTCGCACGCCTGGCGGAACACGGCCGCGTACTTCGATGTGCCGGCGGTCGAGCAGCGCGTGCTCGTCGGCCGGGACGCCGAGCAGGTCGCCATAGCTGCGGCCCGGTTCGGCTGGGCGGGGGCCGCGACCGAATGGCGCGACGTCATCGCCCGGGACGACGTGCACATCGTCGACATCTGCACGCCTGGATGGACGCATGCGGAGATCGCGATCGCCGCCCTTGAGGCAGGCAAGCATGTCCTCGTCGAGAAGCCCTTGGCGAACTCCCTGGCGGAGTCGGAGCGCATGGTCGCCGCCGCACAAGCGGCCCGGGAACGCGGGGTGCAGTCGATGGTCGGCTTCAACTACCGGCGCGTGCCCGCCCTCGCGTACGCGCGTCGGCTCATCGCCGACGGGCGGCTCGGCACCGTCCGGCAGGTCAGAGCCTCCTACCTGCAGGACTGGCTCGCGGACGAATCCGTGCCCATGACCTGGCGGCTGCGGAGGGAGACGGCCGGGTCCGGGGCCCTGGGCGACATCGCGAGCCACGTCGTCGACCAGATCCAGTTCCTGCTCGCCGACACCGTCACCGACGTCTCCGGGCGCCTGCACACCTTCGTCGAGCAGCGCCAGGGCCCCGATGGCCCCGAGGACGTCACGGTCGACGACGCGGCCTGGGCCACGCTGTCCCTGGCCGGTGGCGCGCTGGCCTCCGTGGAGGTCTCGCGGGTCGCGCTCGGCCGCAAGAACTCGCTGCGGATCGAGGTCTACGGCTCCCACGGGTCGCTCGCGTTCGACCTCGAGCGGCTCAACGAGCTGGAGTTCCTCGACGGCACCGATGCCGGTGCCGAACAGGGCTTCCGGCGGATCGTCGTCACCGAACCCGAGCATCCCTACACCGGTGCGTGGTGGCCTCCGGGCCACGTCATCGGATGGGAGCACACCTTCACCCACCAGATCCGGGACTTCCTCGTCGCCATCCGTGACGGCACCACCCCGAACCCCTCCTTCGAGGAAGGGCTGCAGGTCCAGCGCGTCCTGGCCGCGATCGAGGAGTCCGCCGCCGCGAAATCCGTCCGGCTGTGA
- a CDS encoding GMC oxidoreductase, with product MIPYPDRALVMELLDVLVPADSQPGATEAGLLDWMDGLADRDHAAYWAQLFAPGLDALSAELGAGAVLGAELVAELGAARTRPGWTVSPAEFVEKMATVAAHGYYGRRESGSWQGLGYDPSPKRPTELPVHHARPVESGPEALRHPWDVIVVGAGAGGGVASRVLTEAGARVLLLERGRFLTYEEIGHDHLANHRFPAYGHTTGPDYTGNPRVLAEPGRPDRRVEEPYHPDWHNNAMTVGGGTRVYQGMAWRFHPDDFRMASRYGVPDGSSLADWPLTYDELERHYTRAEQEFGVCGDGQAHRRQGIRSRAYPMPAQEPTREAAVLRRGAEALGLTTGPVPLLLNSQPRDGRAACVRCGECIGFGCPVDARAGAHNTVIPLALKTGLCRLVSGQRVQRVLVDGTGRATGVVVRDMNTGARTEVRAGAVVLAAGAIETARLLLASATDEAPTGLGNRSGHVGRHLQGHNYTGAYGLFDEPVQDLQGPGVSIATCDYKHNLGGDVIGGGVLANEVVKMPVLFRDWAMPPDAPRWGHGAKRWMRDSYLRTSHIMGPIQEIPNPEARVTLASGVLDSGGATVVRLSGVQHPESVRAAVALRERALAWMHASGARRVWATPVGTGLSAGQHQAGTARMGADPATSVTDPFGRVHGHPGLWVMDGSLHVTNGGVNPVLTILALAYRCAEEMAQSGTWNGAARTGR from the coding sequence GTGATTCCCTATCCGGACCGAGCGCTCGTCATGGAGCTGCTCGACGTTCTCGTACCAGCCGATTCACAGCCCGGTGCGACCGAGGCCGGGCTGTTGGACTGGATGGACGGCCTCGCTGATCGAGACCACGCGGCGTACTGGGCCCAGCTGTTCGCCCCGGGCCTGGACGCACTCTCCGCCGAGCTCGGAGCGGGAGCCGTTCTGGGAGCCGAGCTGGTCGCCGAGTTGGGGGCGGCTCGGACTCGGCCGGGATGGACGGTCTCCCCTGCCGAATTCGTCGAGAAGATGGCAACCGTGGCCGCCCACGGCTACTACGGGCGACGGGAAAGCGGATCCTGGCAGGGGCTCGGATACGACCCGTCACCGAAACGCCCGACAGAACTGCCGGTCCACCACGCACGCCCCGTCGAATCAGGGCCTGAGGCACTCCGACACCCCTGGGACGTCATCGTGGTCGGGGCCGGCGCGGGCGGCGGAGTGGCCTCCCGTGTCCTCACCGAGGCCGGGGCCCGGGTGCTGCTGCTGGAACGAGGACGCTTTCTCACCTATGAAGAGATCGGTCACGACCATCTCGCCAACCACCGGTTCCCCGCGTACGGTCACACCACCGGGCCCGACTACACCGGCAACCCCCGTGTGCTGGCCGAGCCGGGCAGGCCGGACCGCCGGGTCGAGGAGCCCTATCACCCGGACTGGCACAACAACGCGATGACGGTCGGTGGCGGCACCCGCGTCTATCAAGGCATGGCGTGGCGGTTCCACCCCGACGACTTCCGCATGGCGTCGCGATACGGCGTACCCGACGGCAGTTCGCTCGCGGACTGGCCCCTGACCTATGACGAGCTCGAACGGCACTACACCCGCGCCGAGCAGGAGTTCGGTGTCTGTGGCGACGGGCAGGCACACCGGCGCCAAGGGATCCGCAGCCGCGCATACCCGATGCCTGCTCAGGAGCCCACGCGCGAGGCCGCCGTGCTCCGCAGGGGTGCCGAAGCCCTCGGCCTGACCACCGGACCGGTGCCGCTGCTGCTCAACTCCCAACCCCGTGACGGACGCGCCGCCTGTGTGCGCTGCGGTGAGTGCATCGGCTTCGGCTGCCCGGTCGACGCCCGCGCCGGTGCCCACAACACCGTCATCCCGCTTGCCCTGAAGACGGGCCTGTGCCGCCTCGTCAGCGGCCAGAGGGTACAGCGAGTCCTGGTCGACGGCACCGGACGCGCCACCGGTGTGGTGGTACGCGACATGAACACGGGTGCGCGTACCGAAGTGCGCGCCGGGGCCGTGGTCCTGGCCGCCGGAGCGATCGAGACCGCCCGGCTGTTGCTGGCCAGCGCCACCGACGAGGCTCCCACCGGCCTGGGAAACCGTTCGGGCCATGTCGGACGCCACCTGCAAGGGCACAACTACACCGGCGCGTACGGGTTGTTCGACGAACCGGTGCAGGATCTCCAAGGCCCTGGGGTGTCGATCGCGACCTGCGACTACAAGCACAATCTGGGCGGCGACGTGATCGGGGGCGGGGTGCTGGCCAACGAGGTGGTGAAGATGCCCGTGCTGTTCCGTGACTGGGCGATGCCACCGGACGCACCGCGCTGGGGGCACGGGGCGAAACGCTGGATGCGGGACTCCTACCTGCGCACCTCGCACATCATGGGCCCGATCCAGGAGATCCCGAACCCTGAAGCGAGGGTGACCCTCGCCTCCGGAGTGCTCGACTCCGGCGGTGCCACCGTGGTCCGGCTCTCCGGAGTGCAGCACCCGGAGAGTGTCCGGGCCGCGGTAGCACTGCGCGAGCGGGCTCTGGCCTGGATGCACGCATCCGGCGCACGCCGAGTGTGGGCGACGCCAGTCGGAACGGGGCTGTCCGCGGGCCAGCACCAGGCGGGGACCGCTCGCATGGGCGCAGACCCTGCCACCTCGGTGACCGATCCCTTCGGGCGAGTGCACGGCCATCCCGGCCTCTGGGTCATGGACGGCTCCCTGCACGTCACCAACGGCGGCGTGAACCCGGTACTGACCATCCTCGCGCTGGCCTACCGCTGCGCCGAGGAAATGGCGCAGAGCGGCACGTGGAACGGCGCCGCGCGAACCGGCCGGTGA
- a CDS encoding carbohydrate ABC transporter permease — translation MSTVTHTDTRTPSAAATSSRRKPRTVSDADLRGRWWRFALILVITAVALVPIFVVLFLAFTPGAQSTATGITVENFSRVFSDTLVMTWLGNSLVTTLATVVVSVAVAAPAGYVLSRGRSRAVSGYSLLLFVMQSLPIITAVVPLFVLFAKMDLVDNLTGLTIIYVGSTMSVATWMMAAYFDSIPVSLEEAAWIDGCSVFGSFTRIVLRNSLPGVLSTAIFAFLLAWNDYLVAVVFLRSQEIFTLPVGVQSFFQQNMTDWGSVMAVAVVMMLPPVIIFVTLNRYFSVGGIGGSLAGR, via the coding sequence ATGAGTACCGTCACGCACACGGACACGCGCACGCCTTCCGCCGCTGCGACGAGCAGCCGGCGCAAGCCCCGCACGGTCTCCGACGCCGACCTGCGCGGACGGTGGTGGCGCTTCGCCCTGATCCTGGTGATCACGGCCGTCGCCCTCGTCCCCATCTTCGTCGTGCTCTTCCTCGCCTTCACCCCAGGCGCGCAGAGCACCGCGACCGGCATCACGGTCGAGAACTTCAGCCGGGTCTTCTCGGACACCCTCGTCATGACCTGGCTCGGGAACAGCCTGGTGACCACGCTCGCCACGGTTGTCGTGTCGGTGGCCGTCGCGGCGCCCGCCGGATACGTGCTGTCTCGGGGGCGCAGCCGCGCGGTGTCGGGCTACTCGCTTCTGCTGTTCGTCATGCAGTCCCTGCCGATCATCACAGCCGTCGTGCCACTGTTCGTCCTCTTCGCGAAAATGGACCTGGTCGACAACCTGACGGGACTGACGATCATCTACGTCGGCTCGACCATGAGCGTGGCGACCTGGATGATGGCCGCCTACTTCGACTCGATCCCGGTCAGCCTCGAGGAGGCGGCCTGGATCGACGGCTGCTCGGTGTTCGGCTCTTTCACCAGGATCGTCCTGCGCAACAGCCTCCCCGGGGTGCTCTCGACCGCGATCTTCGCTTTCCTGCTCGCCTGGAACGACTACCTCGTGGCCGTCGTGTTCCTGCGCTCGCAGGAGATCTTCACGCTTCCCGTGGGCGTGCAGTCCTTCTTCCAGCAGAACATGACCGACTGGGGATCCGTCATGGCTGTCGCCGTCGTCATGATGCTCCCGCCCGTGATCATCTTCGTGACGCTCAACAGGTACTTCAGCGTCGGCGGCATCGGCGGCTCCCTCGCCGGCCGCTGA
- a CDS encoding Gfo/Idh/MocA family oxidoreductase, whose product MSRGPVGVAVIGAGVISEYYLENLTSFPDLKVHVVADIQPEAARARAEQFGIAEHGSPELALQHRDVDIVVNLTVPAAHVEVASAAVRAGKHVWNEKPFALDRESGLSLLKEAQDAGVRLGCAPDTFLGAGLQSARRVIERGDIGVPLTARTVFQTSGPEWWHPNPAFLYQHGAGPLFDQGPYYFTMLIQAFGSVRRVAAVGSKAKATRVIGSGSKAGETFQVEVPTHVSTLVQFEGDASSHSLFSFESPYERQGFVEITGTEATLRLPDPNFFDGELKICRTGEKAWTALPTTGPANGRGMGVLDMARSIRADEPHRATGELAHHVVDTMVSISEAIDAGAFVDVASSAPACAPLPEDWAPTEATLEGASS is encoded by the coding sequence ATGAGCCGCGGACCGGTCGGCGTCGCCGTCATCGGCGCGGGCGTCATCAGCGAGTACTACCTCGAGAACCTCACCTCGTTCCCGGACCTCAAGGTCCACGTGGTTGCCGACATCCAGCCTGAGGCCGCCAGGGCGCGGGCCGAGCAGTTCGGGATCGCAGAGCATGGCTCCCCTGAACTCGCGCTGCAGCACCGGGATGTCGACATTGTCGTCAACCTCACCGTCCCGGCCGCGCACGTCGAGGTAGCCTCCGCCGCGGTGCGTGCGGGCAAGCACGTCTGGAACGAGAAGCCCTTCGCGCTCGACCGCGAAAGCGGCCTGAGCCTGCTCAAGGAAGCCCAGGACGCCGGAGTGCGGCTCGGGTGCGCGCCGGACACCTTCCTGGGCGCCGGCCTGCAGTCGGCGCGCCGGGTGATCGAGCGCGGTGACATCGGCGTACCTCTCACGGCTCGGACCGTCTTTCAGACGTCCGGCCCGGAGTGGTGGCATCCCAACCCGGCGTTCCTCTACCAGCACGGTGCGGGCCCGCTCTTCGACCAGGGCCCCTACTACTTCACCATGCTCATACAGGCGTTCGGCAGCGTGCGCCGGGTCGCCGCCGTCGGGTCCAAGGCCAAGGCCACCCGCGTCATCGGCTCGGGCTCCAAGGCAGGAGAGACGTTCCAGGTCGAGGTGCCCACTCACGTAAGCACTCTGGTCCAGTTCGAGGGCGACGCGTCCTCGCACAGCCTCTTCAGCTTCGAGTCCCCGTACGAGCGCCAGGGCTTCGTGGAGATCACCGGCACCGAGGCGACGCTCCGCCTGCCGGACCCCAACTTCTTCGACGGCGAGTTGAAGATCTGCCGCACGGGTGAGAAGGCATGGACCGCGCTCCCGACCACGGGACCGGCCAACGGTCGCGGCATGGGCGTACTCGACATGGCACGCTCCATACGCGCCGACGAACCGCACCGTGCCACAGGTGAACTCGCCCACCACGTGGTGGACACGATGGTCTCGATCTCTGAGGCGATCGACGCGGGTGCCTTCGTCGACGTCGCCAGTTCGGCGCCGGCCTGCGCCCCGCTGCCCGAGGACTGGGCACCCACCGAGGCAACCCTCGAGGGGGCTTCCTCATGA
- a CDS encoding SDR family oxidoreductase: MRGLTGQRIVIAGGGNGIGAGTAERLAAEGATVVIGDINADAAQATAKRITEAGGTALAVEFDLAEERSVQDLFDTAVDQLGGVDGLYNVAADASADVLGRDGDLLDMDPAVWRRTLEVNLIGFALTCRAALPLLLEQGGGAIVNTSSLSAHVGDHQRAAYQTSKAGINALTRHVASRWGKERIRCNCVSPGVVMTESAEKMALTPQALEFARMTIPSPRFGQPGDLAGVVAFLLSDDAEWINGQVWSINGGAMLRE; this comes from the coding sequence ATGAGGGGTCTTACCGGACAGCGCATTGTCATCGCCGGAGGCGGGAACGGGATCGGCGCGGGCACCGCCGAGCGACTTGCCGCCGAGGGCGCCACGGTCGTGATCGGCGACATCAACGCGGACGCGGCGCAGGCCACCGCCAAACGCATCACCGAGGCCGGCGGGACCGCCCTCGCCGTCGAGTTCGACCTCGCCGAAGAGCGGTCGGTACAAGACCTGTTCGACACCGCCGTCGACCAGCTCGGCGGAGTCGACGGGCTCTACAACGTCGCCGCCGACGCCTCGGCAGACGTGCTGGGCCGTGACGGCGACCTGCTGGACATGGACCCGGCCGTATGGCGGCGCACCCTCGAGGTGAACCTGATCGGCTTCGCGCTCACCTGCCGCGCGGCCCTTCCACTCCTGCTCGAACAGGGCGGTGGAGCGATCGTCAACACCTCCTCGCTGTCCGCGCACGTGGGCGACCACCAGCGCGCGGCGTACCAGACCAGCAAGGCCGGCATCAACGCGCTCACCCGCCACGTCGCCTCCCGCTGGGGCAAGGAGAGGATCCGCTGCAACTGCGTGTCGCCCGGAGTGGTGATGACCGAGTCCGCGGAGAAGATGGCCCTGACCCCCCAGGCGCTGGAATTCGCGCGGATGACCATCCCCAGCCCCCGCTTCGGCCAGCCCGGCGACCTGGCCGGAGTGGTGGCATTCCTGCTCTCCGACGACGCGGAGTGGATCAACGGCCAGGTCTGGTCGATCAACGGCGGCGCAATGCTGCGCGAATGA
- a CDS encoding sugar phosphate isomerase/epimerase — protein sequence MPRPFTLFTGQWADLKLEEVARHASEWGYDGLEIAVSGEHLDAWRWDDDAYIADRLDILERHGLKVWAISNHLKGQAVCDDPIDFRHQAIVGSRVWGDGDPEGVRQRAAEELKNTARLARALGVKTVVGFTGSKIWQYVAMFPPVPAHVIDAGYQDFADRWNPILDVFDECGVRFAHEVHPSEIAYDYWSTQRALKAIGHREAFGLNWDPSHMLWQGVDPVGFITDFADRIYHVDCKDTRMRMGNGRAGILSSHLPWGDPHRGWDFVSAGRGDVPWEDCFRALTAIGYDGPISVEWEDAGMDRLVGAPEALRTLKQFDFAPGEQSFDAAFSKQT from the coding sequence ATGCCCCGTCCCTTCACCCTGTTCACCGGCCAGTGGGCCGACCTGAAGCTGGAGGAGGTGGCCCGCCACGCGTCCGAGTGGGGCTACGACGGCCTTGAGATCGCCGTCTCCGGCGAACATCTGGACGCCTGGCGGTGGGACGACGACGCCTACATCGCCGATCGGCTCGACATCCTCGAACGCCACGGGCTCAAGGTGTGGGCCATCTCCAACCACCTCAAGGGCCAAGCCGTGTGCGACGACCCCATCGACTTCCGCCACCAGGCGATCGTCGGCTCCCGCGTCTGGGGCGACGGCGACCCCGAGGGCGTACGGCAGCGCGCCGCAGAGGAGCTGAAGAACACCGCCCGCCTCGCACGAGCGCTGGGCGTCAAGACGGTGGTCGGGTTCACCGGCTCCAAGATCTGGCAGTACGTTGCGATGTTCCCGCCCGTCCCGGCCCATGTCATCGACGCCGGGTACCAGGACTTCGCAGATCGGTGGAACCCGATCCTGGACGTGTTCGACGAGTGCGGGGTGCGCTTCGCCCACGAGGTGCACCCGTCCGAGATCGCCTACGACTACTGGTCCACCCAGCGCGCCCTCAAGGCCATCGGGCACCGGGAAGCCTTCGGCCTGAACTGGGACCCCTCCCACATGCTCTGGCAGGGTGTGGATCCGGTCGGGTTCATCACGGACTTCGCGGACCGGATCTACCACGTGGACTGCAAGGACACCCGCATGCGCATGGGCAACGGCCGCGCCGGGATCCTCTCCTCGCACCTGCCCTGGGGCGACCCACATCGCGGCTGGGACTTCGTCTCCGCCGGCCGCGGTGACGTGCCCTGGGAGGACTGCTTCCGCGCCCTCACCGCGATCGGCTACGACGGACCCATCTCCGTCGAGTGGGAAGACGCCGGAATGGACCGGCTCGTGGGAGCGCCAGAAGCCCTGCGGACTCTCAAGCAGTTCGACTTCGCCCCCGGCGAGCAGTCCTTCGACGCCGCGTTCAGCAAGCAGACCTGA
- a CDS encoding sugar phosphate isomerase/epimerase: MNFSVQLYTVRDALETDLPGTIRRLADIGFTQVEAYDFVARAEELAEALTAAGITAPTGHAPLLYGDQDEIFAAAKRLGIGTVIDPYLPAEHWQDAETIRGVAARFNAAAKKGAEYGIRVGYHNHFWELSSKIEGTTALEFFAGLLDPELVLEIDTYWVAVGGEDPVALVERLGERVVALHVKDGPATEDMRAQVPAGQGTLDTWGIIGAAASLEVPVVEFDDYAADIFDGVSASLRYLQAGAPAQPSAEAGAR, from the coding sequence GTGAACTTTTCCGTCCAGCTCTACACCGTCCGGGACGCGTTGGAGACCGATCTGCCCGGCACGATCCGGCGCCTGGCCGACATCGGGTTCACCCAGGTGGAGGCCTACGACTTCGTGGCGCGGGCCGAGGAACTCGCCGAGGCCCTCACCGCGGCCGGGATCACGGCCCCGACGGGCCACGCGCCACTGCTCTACGGTGACCAGGACGAGATCTTCGCCGCCGCGAAGCGTCTCGGCATCGGCACCGTGATCGACCCGTACCTCCCCGCCGAGCACTGGCAGGACGCCGAGACGATCCGCGGCGTCGCGGCCCGCTTCAACGCGGCGGCCAAGAAGGGCGCGGAGTACGGCATCCGGGTCGGTTACCACAACCACTTCTGGGAACTGTCCTCGAAGATCGAGGGCACCACGGCACTGGAGTTCTTCGCAGGTCTGCTCGACCCCGAGCTGGTCCTGGAGATCGACACCTACTGGGTCGCTGTCGGCGGCGAGGACCCGGTGGCTCTGGTCGAGCGCCTGGGCGAGCGCGTGGTCGCGCTCCACGTCAAGGACGGCCCCGCCACCGAGGACATGCGGGCCCAGGTCCCCGCCGGACAGGGGACGCTGGACACCTGGGGGATCATCGGCGCCGCGGCCTCGCTCGAGGTACCCGTCGTCGAGTTCGATGACTACGCCGCCGACATCTTCGACGGCGTCTCCGCCTCGCTGCGCTACCTCCAGGCCGGGGCGCCGGCTCAGCCTTCGGCCGAGGCGGGCGCCCGATGA